The Streptomyces sp. NBC_01775 genome includes a region encoding these proteins:
- a CDS encoding MFS transporter codes for MNTATNAATNGEARHDPRRWWALVALGACMLTLGFDLTILNVALPRMATQLHADTGDMQWIVDAYVVVFAATMLPAGLLGDRYGRRRMLVTGLAVLLFGSLLGTLTDSPGWVIAARAGMGLGAALISPLVLAVLPSLFTDPTERTKAIGIVTAAVAGGMPLGPIVGGWLLDHYWWGSIFLINVPLAALGILACLLLLPESRDPAASRVDPLNTLLGVAGLAALVYAIIEGPVRGWGDPLVVALFPVSVLLVAALVLRERGARGRGTRPMLDLDLLRAARFRWSALTVTLATLVMSGLLFVVPQYLQAVLGNDALGTGLRLLPLMGGIVVAARAAGPLVAKLGPRLVISAGLVVLAFAAFLGARTDTGDGYGLAATWLTLTGLGTGLAMVPAMDTALTALPADRAGSGSGLLMTVRQMGTALGIALLGSLLAQTYTSRLDLGALPGELPPEAASAASAAEDSVVSAHLLADRLGLPHLADAADTAFVHGMSQVLLLCGVAALAGALLVATVFGPAPAGEGAGTGAGAGARTGTGTTAGTGATGVSNGGDTTTGTKMAPPEADARQ; via the coding sequence ATGAACACCGCCACGAACGCCGCCACGAACGGGGAGGCCCGGCACGACCCGCGCCGCTGGTGGGCGCTGGTCGCCCTCGGCGCCTGCATGCTGACGCTCGGCTTCGACCTGACGATCCTGAACGTCGCCCTGCCCCGGATGGCCACCCAACTCCACGCCGACACCGGCGACATGCAGTGGATCGTGGACGCCTACGTCGTCGTCTTCGCCGCGACGATGCTCCCCGCCGGGCTGCTCGGCGACCGCTACGGACGGCGCCGGATGCTCGTCACCGGGCTCGCCGTCCTCCTCTTCGGCTCGCTGCTGGGCACCCTCACCGACAGCCCCGGCTGGGTGATCGCGGCCCGCGCCGGCATGGGACTGGGCGCGGCGCTCATCTCGCCGCTGGTGCTGGCCGTCCTGCCCTCGCTCTTCACCGACCCCACCGAGCGCACCAAGGCCATCGGCATCGTCACCGCCGCCGTAGCGGGCGGGATGCCGCTCGGGCCGATCGTCGGCGGCTGGCTGCTGGACCACTACTGGTGGGGCTCGATCTTCCTGATCAACGTCCCGCTCGCCGCGCTCGGCATCCTCGCCTGCCTGCTCCTGCTGCCCGAATCCCGCGACCCCGCCGCCTCCCGCGTGGACCCGCTCAACACCCTCCTGGGCGTCGCGGGGCTCGCCGCGCTCGTCTACGCGATCATCGAGGGCCCCGTACGCGGCTGGGGCGACCCGCTCGTGGTGGCGCTCTTCCCCGTCTCGGTGCTCCTGGTCGCCGCCCTCGTGCTGCGCGAGCGCGGGGCGCGGGGGCGCGGCACCCGGCCCATGCTCGACCTGGACCTGCTGCGCGCCGCGCGCTTCCGCTGGAGCGCGCTGACCGTCACCCTCGCGACGCTCGTGATGTCGGGGCTGCTGTTCGTCGTGCCGCAGTACCTCCAGGCGGTTCTCGGCAACGACGCGCTGGGCACCGGGCTGCGGCTGCTCCCGCTGATGGGCGGCATCGTGGTCGCGGCCCGCGCGGCGGGGCCGCTCGTGGCGAAGCTCGGTCCGCGCCTGGTCATCAGCGCGGGGCTCGTCGTCCTCGCGTTCGCCGCGTTCCTCGGCGCCCGTACGGACACCGGGGACGGCTACGGGCTCGCCGCCACCTGGCTCACCCTCACCGGGCTGGGCACCGGGCTGGCGATGGTGCCCGCCATGGACACCGCGCTCACCGCGCTGCCCGCCGACCGGGCCGGCAGCGGCTCCGGACTGCTGATGACCGTGCGCCAGATGGGCACCGCGCTGGGCATCGCGCTGCTGGGCAGCCTGCTGGCACAGACGTACACCTCCCGGCTCGACCTGGGCGCGCTCCCCGGCGAGCTGCCGCCGGAGGCTGCCTCGGCCGCCTCGGCCGCCGAGGATTCGGTCGTCTCCGCGCATCTGCTGGCCGACCGGCTGGGCCTCCCCCATCTGGCGGACGCGGCCGACACCGCCTTCGTGCACGGGATGAGCCAGGTGCTGCTGCTGTGCGGGGTCGCCGCGCTGGCCGGTGCGCTGCTGGTGGCGACGGTCTTCGGCCCGGCCCCCGCCGGTGAGGGCGCGGGTACGGGTGCCGGTGCGGGCGCCCGTACCGGCACCGGTACGACGGCCGGTACGGGTGCGACGGGTGTGAGTAACGGGGGTGACACAACCACTGGCACGAAGATGGCCCCGCCCGAGGCCGATGCCCGACAATGA
- a CDS encoding TetR/AcrR family transcriptional regulator: MAPAPTDSANDTSAPADLPTAKLGLRERKKLQTRQAIRRTAYRLFQEQGYDATPVDQIADEAEVSPSTVFRYFPTKEDIVLTDEYDPLIEEALRGRPPGEPPVAALREALYESLARVYSNDADETYQRVRLIREVPALRGRMSEHSAKTMRLLLNALAERTGRPCDDLELRIVTGAMLGALTEAMYAWVDAGMTGDLEALRDLVNRSLAVLERGLTL; the protein is encoded by the coding sequence ATGGCCCCCGCACCTACAGATTCCGCCAACGACACGTCCGCACCCGCAGACCTCCCCACAGCCAAGCTGGGTCTGCGCGAGCGGAAGAAGCTCCAGACCCGCCAGGCCATCCGGCGGACCGCCTACCGGCTCTTCCAGGAGCAGGGCTACGACGCGACACCCGTCGACCAGATCGCCGACGAGGCGGAGGTCTCCCCCAGCACGGTCTTCCGCTACTTCCCCACCAAGGAAGACATCGTGCTCACCGACGAGTACGACCCCCTCATCGAGGAGGCCCTGCGCGGGCGCCCGCCGGGCGAGCCGCCCGTGGCCGCCCTGCGCGAGGCGCTCTACGAGTCCCTCGCCCGCGTCTACAGCAACGACGCCGACGAGACCTACCAGCGCGTCCGGCTCATCCGTGAAGTCCCCGCGCTGCGCGGGCGGATGAGCGAACACTCCGCCAAGACGATGCGGTTGCTGTTGAACGCGCTGGCCGAGCGGACGGGGAGACCCTGCGACGATCTCGAACTCCGCATCGTCACCGGGGCGATGCTCGGGGCTCTCACCGAAGCGATGTACGCCTGGGTCGACGCCGGCATGACCGGCGACCTCGAGGCCCTCCGCGACCTGGTCAACCGCTCCTTGGCCGTGTTGGAACGCGGCCTCACGCTGTAA
- a CDS encoding thioredoxin domain-containing protein: MNRLADSQSPYLLQHASNPVDWWPWGQAAFDEAKRRNVPVLLSVGYSACHWCHVMARESFEDEETARLVNADFVAVKVDREERPDVDAVYMEAVQAATGQGGWPMTVFLTPDARPFYFGTYFPPGPRHGMPSFRQVLEGVRTAWTDRREEVDDVAGRISRDLAARTISVDAPRPPGAEEMGAALLGLTRDFDAVRGGFGGAPKFPPSMALEFLLRHHARTGSDGALEMVRVTCEAMRRGGIYDQLGGGFARYSVDAEWVVPHFEKMLYDNALLCRVYAHLWRSTGADEARVVALETADFMVRELGTAEGGFASALDADSEDPQDAAGGHAEGAYYVWTPAQLAEVLGEEDGARAARWFGVTDSGTFEGGASVLRLPEEQPEGEGEAGPGPGAAEGERFEDVRRRLFEARAQRPRPERDDKVVTAWNGLAVAALAETGAYFDRPDLVEAARRAARLLAGPHTHDEGRRLMRTSRDGTPGTSEGVLEDYADVAEGFLTLYAVTGETEWLERAGTLLGTVLERFAAEDGTLYDTADDAERLIRRPQDPTDNAVPSGWNAAAGALLSYAAYTGDHRYREAATRALGVVRELAGRVPRFIGWGLAVGEALLDGPREVAVVGAGAAGEVLHRAALLSSAPGAVVAVGAPGASGAAEVPLLADRGLVDGRPAAYVCRGFVCAAPVTDPEALEAALRT; this comes from the coding sequence ATGAATCGACTGGCTGACTCCCAGTCGCCTTACCTGCTCCAGCACGCCTCCAATCCGGTCGACTGGTGGCCGTGGGGGCAGGCGGCGTTTGATGAGGCGAAGCGGCGCAATGTACCCGTACTGCTGTCCGTCGGCTACTCGGCGTGCCACTGGTGCCACGTGATGGCCCGCGAGAGCTTCGAGGACGAGGAGACCGCGCGGCTGGTGAACGCGGACTTCGTCGCCGTGAAGGTCGACCGCGAGGAGCGGCCCGACGTGGACGCCGTCTACATGGAGGCCGTGCAGGCGGCCACCGGGCAGGGCGGCTGGCCGATGACGGTGTTCCTGACGCCCGATGCCCGGCCCTTCTACTTCGGTACCTACTTCCCGCCCGGCCCCCGCCACGGCATGCCCTCCTTCCGGCAGGTGCTGGAGGGAGTGCGCACCGCTTGGACGGACCGGCGCGAGGAGGTCGACGACGTCGCCGGGCGCATCAGCCGTGACCTGGCCGCGCGCACCATCAGCGTCGACGCGCCCCGGCCGCCCGGGGCCGAGGAGATGGGCGCCGCGCTGCTCGGCCTCACCCGGGACTTCGACGCGGTACGCGGAGGCTTCGGGGGCGCGCCCAAGTTCCCGCCGTCGATGGCGCTGGAATTCCTGCTGCGCCACCACGCCCGCACCGGCTCGGACGGTGCGCTGGAGATGGTGCGGGTCACCTGCGAGGCGATGCGGCGCGGCGGCATCTACGACCAGCTCGGCGGCGGCTTCGCCCGCTACTCGGTCGATGCGGAATGGGTCGTTCCGCACTTCGAGAAGATGCTCTACGACAACGCGCTGCTGTGCCGCGTCTACGCCCACCTGTGGCGCAGCACCGGCGCGGACGAGGCGCGCGTGGTCGCGCTGGAGACCGCCGACTTCATGGTGCGCGAACTCGGCACCGCCGAGGGCGGCTTCGCCTCCGCGCTGGACGCCGACAGCGAGGACCCACAGGACGCAGCGGGCGGCCACGCCGAGGGCGCCTACTACGTGTGGACGCCCGCGCAGCTCGCGGAGGTCCTCGGCGAGGAGGACGGGGCGCGCGCCGCGCGCTGGTTCGGGGTCACCGACTCCGGCACGTTCGAGGGCGGCGCGTCCGTGCTGCGGCTTCCCGAAGAGCAGCCGGAAGGGGAGGGGGAGGCCGGCCCCGGGCCCGGCGCCGCCGAGGGAGAGCGCTTCGAGGACGTACGGCGCAGGCTGTTCGAGGCGCGCGCCCAGCGGCCCAGGCCCGAACGTGACGACAAGGTCGTGACCGCCTGGAACGGCCTGGCCGTCGCCGCGCTCGCCGAGACCGGCGCCTACTTCGATCGCCCCGACCTGGTCGAGGCCGCGCGCCGCGCGGCACGGCTGCTGGCCGGGCCGCACACCCACGACGAGGGCCGCCGCCTCATGCGCACCTCGCGCGACGGAACGCCCGGCACCAGCGAAGGCGTGCTGGAGGACTACGCCGATGTGGCCGAGGGCTTTCTGACGCTGTACGCCGTGACCGGCGAGACCGAGTGGCTGGAGCGCGCCGGCACGCTGCTGGGCACCGTGCTGGAGCGGTTCGCCGCCGAGGACGGCACGCTGTACGACACGGCCGACGACGCGGAGCGGCTGATCCGGCGCCCGCAGGACCCCACGGACAACGCGGTGCCGTCGGGGTGGAACGCCGCGGCCGGCGCGCTGCTGTCCTACGCCGCCTACACCGGCGACCACCGCTACCGCGAGGCGGCCACGCGGGCACTGGGCGTCGTACGTGAACTGGCCGGGCGGGTACCGCGGTTCATCGGATGGGGGCTGGCGGTGGGGGAGGCCCTGCTCGACGGGCCCCGGGAGGTCGCCGTGGTGGGGGCCGGGGCCGCGGGGGAGGTGCTGCACCGGGCGGCGCTGTTGTCCTCGGCGCCCGGTGCGGTGGTTGCCGTGGGCGCGCCGGGTGCCTCGGGCGCCGCGGAGGTCCCGCTGCTGGCGGACCGGGGGCTCGTGGACGGCCGTCCCGCCGCGTATGTGTGCCGGGGCTTCGTGTGTGCGGCGCCGGTGACCGACCCGGAGGCGTTGGAGGCCGCGCTCCGCACGTGA
- a CDS encoding NADase-type glycan-binding domain-containing protein codes for MPMAQGPENPALRPWWRRMLDHRNREAPWAGDRPRLRRQLGRVLRWVGLAVVLALVAWALFQTPRAVSAVRDHFSKRAPLAPDYYKASRSYSGHGPDKAFDVVSNSWWGPGITQSAEGEWLEARFQDPVRLLDIGITPGRSTHAEDQGKSALPHRIDARITTDDGKTTTREIVLDDGTGFQRRPFRAQNVTAVRFTIRSAYRADAEKQVSIAEIEFFGPSNTRNS; via the coding sequence ATGCCGATGGCGCAGGGCCCGGAGAACCCGGCCCTCCGCCCCTGGTGGCGACGGATGCTCGACCACCGCAACAGGGAGGCGCCCTGGGCCGGCGACCGCCCCCGCCTGCGCCGCCAACTGGGCCGCGTCCTGCGCTGGGTGGGCCTCGCGGTGGTACTGGCCCTGGTGGCCTGGGCCCTGTTCCAGACCCCGCGGGCCGTCAGCGCGGTACGCGACCACTTCTCCAAGCGCGCCCCGCTCGCCCCGGACTACTACAAGGCGTCCCGCTCGTACTCCGGACACGGCCCGGACAAGGCGTTCGACGTGGTCAGCAACTCCTGGTGGGGACCGGGGATCACCCAGTCCGCCGAGGGCGAATGGCTGGAGGCCCGCTTCCAGGATCCGGTGCGCCTGCTGGACATCGGTATCACGCCGGGCCGGTCCACCCACGCCGAGGACCAGGGGAAGTCCGCCCTCCCGCACCGCATCGACGCCCGCATCACCACGGACGACGGCAAGACGACCACCAGGGAGATCGTCCTCGACGACGGCACCGGCTTCCAGCGCCGCCCCTTCCGCGCCCAGAACGTCACCGCGGTCCGCTTCACGATCCGTTCGGCCTACCGGGCCGACGCCGAGAAGCAGGTGTCCATCGCCGAGATCGAGTTCTTCGGCCCTTCCAACACCCGTAACTCATGA
- a CDS encoding DUF4255 domain-containing protein gives MIHEVDGLLRTLLQGGALTGTDIEIAFDAPTRDWSARRNAPTLDAYLYDIREDVKRRERGTSAVRDERGVILRRRQAPRWFRLSYLLTAWTKRPEDEHRLLSAALATLMPHELLSPEMLPEPLAALDLTVPLTVVGIQTESRSLAEIWSALGGMLKPSLDLVITVPFPAHPDYDAGPPVTEGAVVRTRELDGPLEDDDRMHQPRHLGLPTTGARTP, from the coding sequence GTGATTCACGAAGTCGACGGGCTGCTGCGCACGTTGCTCCAGGGCGGCGCCCTGACCGGCACCGACATCGAGATCGCCTTCGACGCGCCGACCCGCGATTGGTCGGCCCGGCGCAACGCCCCGACCCTGGACGCCTACCTGTACGACATACGGGAGGACGTCAAGCGGCGCGAACGCGGCACGAGCGCCGTCCGCGACGAACGGGGGGTCATCCTGCGCCGGCGGCAGGCCCCGCGCTGGTTCCGGCTGTCGTACCTCCTCACCGCCTGGACCAAGCGGCCCGAGGACGAACACCGCCTGCTCTCGGCGGCGCTGGCCACCCTGATGCCCCATGAGCTGCTGTCGCCCGAGATGCTTCCGGAGCCACTCGCGGCGCTCGATCTCACCGTGCCGCTCACGGTCGTCGGAATCCAGACCGAGTCCCGCTCCCTGGCCGAGATCTGGTCCGCGCTGGGCGGCATGCTCAAGCCCTCACTGGACCTCGTGATCACCGTGCCGTTCCCCGCCCACCCCGACTACGACGCCGGACCGCCGGTCACCGAGGGTGCCGTGGTGCGCACCCGCGAACTGGACGGCCCCCTGGAGGACGACGACCGCATGCACCAGCCCCGCCACTTGGGCCTGCCGACCACGGGAGCACGTACCCCGTGA
- a CDS encoding helix-turn-helix transcriptional regulator, translating to MHGTFQLATVDPEKRIPVVVHAPDPISREGTISQLRRHPEIDLVDEAAAQGDGVAVLLAESPDQALLSRLRRLVRSEGLHPVLVVNLIREAELLDVIECGVGAILWRHEATGGRLLKAVTAAFHGGGDLPADLLGRLINQVGALRPGVANHPGTQRSGLTPREIDVLRLVAEGMGTGEVASKLSYSERTVKNIMQGLTTRLDLRNRAHAVAYALREGYIS from the coding sequence TTGCACGGCACTTTCCAGTTGGCGACGGTGGATCCCGAGAAAAGGATTCCCGTCGTGGTCCATGCGCCGGATCCGATCTCACGGGAAGGAACGATCAGCCAGCTCCGGCGGCACCCGGAGATCGACCTCGTCGACGAGGCCGCCGCCCAGGGCGACGGCGTGGCCGTACTGCTCGCCGAATCGCCCGACCAGGCCCTGCTCTCCCGGCTGCGCAGACTCGTCCGCAGCGAGGGTCTGCACCCCGTCCTGGTGGTGAACCTGATCCGCGAGGCGGAGCTGCTGGACGTCATCGAATGCGGCGTCGGTGCCATCCTCTGGCGGCACGAGGCCACCGGCGGCCGGCTGCTGAAAGCCGTGACCGCGGCCTTCCACGGCGGCGGCGACCTGCCCGCCGACCTCCTCGGCCGGCTGATCAACCAGGTCGGCGCGCTGCGGCCGGGGGTGGCCAACCACCCCGGAACCCAGCGCTCCGGCCTCACCCCGCGCGAGATCGACGTCCTGCGGCTGGTCGCGGAGGGAATGGGCACCGGGGAAGTCGCCAGCAAGTTGTCCTATTCGGAACGGACCGTCAAGAACATCATGCAAGGACTCACCACCCGGCTGGATCTGCGCAATCGCGCACACGCCGTGGCCTACGCACTGCGCGAGGGGTACATCTCGTGA
- a CDS encoding ATP-binding protein — protein sequence MTHRDRDSRLPVSLGEHLRAARRRAFVGRARELALFRSALDAAADSFAVLFLTGPGGVGKSSLVRRFADEASAAGRTVVELEGHSGESSPASFEADAAEVITADRPVLLIDTFEQYRSIEGWLRDRFLPRLPQGSVVVLAGREPPADVWRTDPGWAEVMRVVQLPDLSRDEAVSMLTTRGVPPEQHLAVLAFAGGHPLALSLAAEVVRADSRGGGPWTPTQDVIGTLVSRLVGEVPSAIHRQALEICAHVHMTTEELLRAVLPEADAGALFAWLRGLPFIETGLYGIFPHDMVREILDADLRWRDPQRYDTMRHQVLSHLIEQVRKAHSGPGRTTGRAVRSLSLAVLHLQRDGFTGNWFGGNRKHEVYEDAMRPGDRDAVLELTARDGPEEAVATVRHWLCQQPESFYVYRHAVSGKTVGFMSWLRLTEARTADLDADPVIASAWEYLRRKAPLEPGDHLGIARFMVRTEPNPSPEGDLISERTMLELLVGDGLAWTFVVLDDIEPFRSSEYVTDLDAPAPVRIGGRLYGLFGHDQRTMPPDALLRQIFRFDSSGGEAVEAEAGEPAAGQAPPVRERLPRSEFDAAVRSALRSWHHPDALAASSLLRTGLVAADAPDPVASLRGVLAEAVGKVREDRQGEKLHRAMATTFFDGAPTQEAAAERLGVPFSTYRRHLTRGLARVCELLWYREPSGDERPPDPPAGG from the coding sequence ATGACTCACCGTGACCGTGACAGCCGCCTGCCCGTGAGCCTGGGTGAGCACCTACGAGCCGCGCGGCGGCGTGCCTTCGTCGGACGCGCGCGTGAACTGGCCCTGTTCCGCTCGGCGCTCGACGCCGCCGCGGACTCCTTCGCCGTGCTCTTCCTGACCGGCCCGGGCGGGGTCGGCAAGTCGTCGCTGGTGCGGCGCTTCGCCGACGAGGCGAGCGCGGCCGGACGGACGGTGGTCGAGCTCGAAGGACACAGCGGCGAGAGCTCCCCCGCGTCGTTCGAGGCCGACGCCGCCGAGGTGATCACCGCCGACAGACCGGTGCTGCTGATCGACACGTTCGAGCAGTACCGGTCGATCGAGGGCTGGCTGCGTGACCGGTTCCTCCCCCGGCTGCCCCAGGGGTCCGTGGTGGTGCTCGCGGGACGAGAACCGCCCGCGGACGTCTGGCGGACCGACCCCGGCTGGGCCGAGGTCATGCGGGTCGTCCAGCTGCCTGACCTGTCCCGCGACGAGGCGGTCTCCATGCTGACGACGCGCGGTGTGCCGCCCGAACAGCACCTTGCCGTCCTCGCCTTCGCGGGCGGACATCCGCTCGCCCTGTCGCTGGCCGCCGAGGTGGTACGGGCGGACAGCCGCGGAGGTGGCCCGTGGACACCGACCCAGGACGTGATCGGCACACTGGTGTCCCGGCTGGTCGGCGAGGTGCCCTCGGCGATCCACCGGCAGGCCCTGGAGATCTGCGCCCATGTGCACATGACCACCGAGGAGTTGCTGCGGGCCGTCCTGCCCGAGGCCGATGCGGGGGCCCTGTTCGCCTGGCTTCGGGGGCTGCCGTTCATCGAGACGGGCCTGTACGGGATCTTTCCGCACGACATGGTGCGCGAGATCCTGGACGCCGATCTGCGCTGGCGCGATCCACAGCGCTACGACACCATGCGCCACCAGGTCCTCAGCCATCTCATCGAGCAGGTGCGAAAGGCCCACAGCGGGCCCGGACGCACCACGGGCCGGGCGGTGCGCAGCCTTTCGCTCGCCGTGCTCCACCTCCAGCGCGACGGGTTCACCGGCAACTGGTTCGGCGGCAACCGGAAGCACGAGGTGTACGAGGACGCCATGCGGCCCGGCGACCGGGACGCGGTGCTGGAACTGACCGCCCGGGACGGCCCGGAGGAGGCCGTGGCCACCGTCCGCCACTGGCTCTGCCAACAGCCCGAGTCCTTCTACGTCTACCGGCACGCGGTCTCGGGCAAGACGGTCGGCTTCATGTCCTGGTTGCGGCTCACCGAGGCCCGGACGGCGGACCTCGACGCGGATCCCGTGATCGCGTCGGCCTGGGAGTATCTGCGGCGGAAGGCGCCGCTGGAGCCGGGGGACCATCTGGGAATCGCCCGGTTCATGGTGCGGACCGAGCCGAACCCCTCCCCGGAGGGGGACCTCATCAGCGAGCGGACCATGCTCGAACTCCTCGTCGGCGACGGCCTGGCCTGGACGTTCGTGGTGCTGGACGACATAGAGCCGTTCCGGTCGTCCGAGTACGTCACCGACCTGGACGCCCCGGCCCCGGTCCGCATCGGCGGCCGGCTCTACGGGCTCTTCGGCCACGACCAGCGGACGATGCCGCCCGACGCCCTGCTCCGGCAGATCTTCCGGTTCGACTCCAGCGGCGGGGAGGCGGTGGAGGCGGAGGCGGGGGAACCCGCCGCCGGGCAGGCACCGCCCGTCCGGGAGCGGCTGCCCCGCTCCGAGTTCGACGCCGCGGTACGGAGCGCGCTGCGCTCCTGGCACCACCCCGACGCGCTGGCGGCCAGTTCCCTCCTGCGCACCGGGCTGGTGGCCGCCGATGCCCCCGACCCCGTGGCGTCGTTGCGGGGCGTCCTGGCCGAGGCGGTCGGGAAAGTGCGCGAGGACCGGCAGGGGGAAAAGCTCCACCGGGCGATGGCGACAACCTTCTTCGACGGCGCCCCGACCCAAGAGGCCGCGGCGGAACGGCTCGGCGTACCGTTCAGCACCTACCGCCGTCACCTCACCCGCGGCCTCGCCCGAGTCTGCGAACTCCTGTGGTACCGGGAACCGTCGGGCGACGAGCGGCCCCCGGATCCCCCGGCCGGCGGGTGA